Proteins encoded within one genomic window of Petrotoga sp. 9PWA.NaAc.5.4:
- a CDS encoding methyl-accepting chemotaxis protein, producing the protein MFKNWKLRAKLLFNLSISLAAIVLIVILGANQLNSLFDEMKLYLYDTSFHTQNLILNADRDMYQAMLAKNQILMNIGNQKLIEQYEKDFEENIQQTFDRINQASNLFYSDKKIADLIVDLKHPDSSMTFDQNYKLFSSEFTKWINQSRNEISQAKRANIDSSALFERSLQTNTFFDTSRESVNQMGELSELFAQTMIELEQETKNNFLILLYIFMIVVIAVVLLISELIMRNTTNSVKKLSNSIEAFGKGNINVDFALEGKDEFAIMSNSLKEMQKNLKTLVEKTVTYASNIKSASMDLSSVSQEWNATSEELFANASNLKQRSENVASSLEEVTSSVQEIAAGAQNVSQASQELLESANNTINASEEGSKTIREIVNSFKNISDSAEKTEKISEELSGKVRNIGEIVNTIDNITEQTNLLALNAAIEAARAGEAGRGFAVVAEEIRNLAEESRAATSQIENILNDIKNGVLNVSGSVKTTYNEISNTNSQIQKINSQFITISKQVNQITQRIEDLTAISEEQSASTQEMSSAMDNSAKSVNEINEQIIEISEALNNQTKTSEILTTNSDELLKISTELESMLKFFKLS; encoded by the coding sequence ATGTTTAAAAATTGGAAATTGAGAGCAAAACTTTTGTTTAATTTAAGCATTTCCTTAGCAGCTATTGTTTTAATTGTAATTTTAGGAGCTAATCAATTGAATAGTCTTTTTGATGAAATGAAATTATATCTATACGATACCTCTTTTCACACTCAGAACTTAATTCTTAATGCTGATAGAGATATGTACCAAGCAATGTTGGCAAAGAATCAAATTTTAATGAATATTGGCAATCAAAAATTAATCGAACAATATGAAAAAGATTTTGAAGAAAATATCCAACAAACTTTTGACAGAATCAACCAGGCAAGCAATTTGTTTTATTCTGATAAAAAAATAGCAGATTTAATAGTTGATCTAAAACATCCTGATTCGAGTATGACTTTTGACCAAAATTATAAACTTTTTAGTAGTGAATTTACAAAATGGATAAATCAGTCAAGAAATGAGATTTCCCAAGCAAAAAGGGCTAACATTGATTCAAGTGCTTTATTTGAAAGGTCCTTACAAACCAATACTTTCTTTGATACCTCAAGAGAATCAGTCAATCAAATGGGTGAATTATCTGAACTCTTTGCTCAAACTATGATTGAATTAGAACAAGAAACTAAAAACAACTTTTTAATTTTATTATACATATTCATGATAGTCGTTATTGCTGTTGTTTTACTCATTTCAGAACTTATCATGAGAAATACTACAAATTCTGTTAAGAAGCTCTCTAATTCGATAGAAGCATTTGGTAAAGGTAATATAAATGTTGATTTTGCTTTAGAAGGCAAAGATGAATTTGCGATTATGTCTAATTCGCTAAAGGAAATGCAAAAAAATTTAAAAACCTTAGTTGAAAAAACAGTAACATATGCATCAAATATTAAAAGTGCTTCTATGGATTTATCGTCTGTTTCGCAAGAATGGAACGCAACGAGTGAAGAACTTTTCGCTAATGCATCAAATCTTAAGCAAAGATCAGAAAATGTTGCTTCTTCTTTAGAAGAAGTGACCTCAAGTGTTCAAGAAATTGCCGCAGGTGCTCAGAATGTTTCTCAAGCCTCTCAAGAACTTTTAGAATCAGCCAACAATACAATCAATGCATCTGAAGAAGGATCAAAAACAATTCGAGAAATCGTAAATTCATTTAAAAATATTTCTGATAGTGCCGAAAAGACAGAAAAAATATCTGAAGAATTATCTGGAAAGGTTAGAAATATTGGAGAAATAGTAAACACAATTGATAACATAACAGAACAAACAAATCTTTTAGCGCTAAATGCTGCTATTGAAGCAGCAAGAGCAGGAGAAGCAGGTAGAGGATTTGCTGTAGTTGCTGAAGAAATAAGAAATCTTGCCGAAGAATCAAGAGCTGCCACGTCACAAATAGAAAATATTTTAAATGATATTAAAAATGGGGTTCTAAATGTTTCAGGTTCTGTTAAAACAACCTACAATGAAATTTCTAATACAAATTCTCAAATACAAAAAATCAATTCTCAATTCATCACTATTTCAAAACAAGTTAATCAAATAACACAAAGAATTGAGGATTTGACCGCTATTTCCGAGGAACAATCAGCTTCTACTCAAGAAATGAGTTCAGCGATGGATAATTCCGCAAAATCTGTTAATGAAATTAATGAACAAATAATTGAAATTAGCGAAGCTTTAAATAATCAGACAAAGACATCAGAAATTCTCACAACAAATAGCGATGAATTACTCAAAATATCTACTGAATTGGAAAGTATGTTGAAATTTTTCAAATTAAGTTAA